A DNA window from Chitinibacter fontanus contains the following coding sequences:
- a CDS encoding methyltransferase domain-containing protein, with protein sequence MGWNKENLGPETRKAFARRKHEGFFEKFFGSIVLDVGYRGYEEIDVVPVLPDAIGIDLNYPGYDGKVLPFLDESVDTVYTSHTLEHIDDPIAAIRDWFRVLKVGGYLVITVPHQFLYEKKQELPSRWNLDHKRFYTPRSLIGEVESALLVNSYRIVHLVEDDEFYDYTIPPELHAGGAYQIEMVIKKIDQPSWGLVANGDGRVGREEVATAFKEIVQELAGVSILIGDAGSKVDQLKMELSDFVDGVD encoded by the coding sequence ATGGGTTGGAATAAAGAGAATTTGGGGCCTGAAACAAGAAAGGCTTTTGCAAGGAGAAAGCATGAGGGGTTTTTTGAAAAATTTTTTGGATCAATTGTGCTGGATGTAGGTTATAGAGGTTACGAGGAAATTGATGTTGTGCCTGTTTTGCCAGATGCAATTGGGATTGATCTAAATTACCCAGGATATGATGGCAAAGTTCTCCCATTTTTAGATGAAAGTGTTGATACCGTATACACGTCACATACCCTGGAGCATATAGATGATCCGATTGCTGCAATTAGAGACTGGTTCCGTGTCTTGAAGGTTGGTGGTTACTTAGTCATAACGGTACCTCATCAGTTTTTGTATGAAAAGAAACAGGAATTACCTTCAAGGTGGAATTTAGATCACAAAAGATTTTATACCCCGAGAAGCTTGATTGGCGAGGTGGAGTCTGCGCTATTAGTCAATTCTTATAGGATTGTTCATTTGGTCGAAGATGATGAATTTTATGATTACACAATTCCACCTGAGTTGCATGCTGGTGGCGCCTATCAAATTGAAATGGTAATAAAAAAGATAGACCAACCTTCATGGGGCTTGGTTGCAAATGGGGATGGCAGGGTTGGGCGTGAAGAGGTTGCCACTGCTTTTAAAGAGATAGTGCAAGAGTTGGCTGGTGTATCTATTTTGATCGGAGATGCAGGTTCTAAAGTTGATCAATTAAAAATGGAGTTAAGTGATTTTGTTGATGGGGTGGACTAA